GCAGCGCGATGAAGCCAACGGGCTTGTCGCTGACAGGCACTGCATCGAGAGGCGGCTGAGCCATCTCATGGACCCAGCGCCGCAGCAGGTTGGCGTTGATGCCGTGAGCCATTGCGACAGCGGCCATCGAGACGCCCGGCTGCTGCGAGACCTGCACTGCCTGCGCCTTGAACTCGGCGCTGTGAACTCGTCGCCGGCGGCCTAGCGCTGTTTGATCCAT
The Roseateles amylovorans genome window above contains:
- a CDS encoding transposase, with translation MDQTALGRRRRVHSAEFKAQAVQVSQQPGVSMAAVAMAHGINANLLRRWVHEMAQPPLDAVPVSDKPVGFIALPISAPPAPPAPSAEPIRIEVRRGATTIAVRWPPSAADACAAWMRELLR